The sequence AGCCACACGCGCCCAGCGACGGCCCGTCTCTTCACCTGAATGCCCCTGCCACGTTGACCCCCATTCGCCCCGGCCATCGCATGGAGTGGGGAACACGAGCCCGCGCGGGGCCACCGGAAGGCAGGAAAGGGCGCTATGTACGTTCGCAGCATCTACGCAACGGGTGATCCGGCAGAGCTCGACGGGGTCGCCGAGGCTCTCCGGACCGACGGGCGGGCGCTGCTGTCGACGCAGCCGGGCTTTCGCGGGATGGGTCTGTTCGCCGACCGCGAGCTCGGCAAGCTCCTGGTGGGATCGTGGTGGGAGGACGAGGCCTCCCGGCAGGCCAGCTACGAGAACCTGAGCAAGCGGCGGGCCGAGATGATGGCGCCCTTCGCGCAGACCGTGACGGTCGACAACTGGGAAGCGGCGGTCGCCCGGCGCGCAGAGGAACTCGGGCCGGGCGCGGGGTTCCGGCTGGTCCGCATGGACGTCGAGCCGCCCGACATCGACCTGCTGGTGGACACGTTCCGCGACACCTCACTGCCCAAGGTCCAGAAGATTCCCGGACTGGCCGGCATCTCCCTGCTCATCGACCGCGATCGAGGCAGAGCCGCTATCGGCGCGCTCTACACCGACCGCGACGCACTCGTGGCATCCCGCGGCGCCGTCGCGGCGGTCCGCGGAGAGGCCGCGACGAAGGCCCACGTGACCACCCGCAGCCTGGAGGAATTCGAGGTGGTCCTCGCCACGGCGGTCCCCCACGCCTGACCCTGCGCCCCCTCGCGCGCCGGGCCACTCGGACTGACACCGCGATTCCAAGTCAGCACCAGGTCAGCACGGGGATGCGGAAGGGGTCGGACTCAACAGAGTCCGACCCCTTCTGACCTGCACGTTTGACGAAACCAGCTAACATGCAGTAACGATACGACTACACATTGAAGCGGAACTCGACCACGTCGCCGTCCTGCATGACGTAGTCCTTGCCCTCCATGCGGGCCTTGCCCTTCGCGCGGGCTTCCGTCACCGAGCCGCATGCGACCAGGTCCGCGAAGGAGATGACCTCGGCCTTGATGAAGCCGCGCTGGAAGTCGGTGTGGATGACGCCGGCCGCCTCGGGGGCCGTCGCGCCCTGCTTGATGGTCCAGGCGCGGGTTTCCTTCGGGCCTGCCGTCAGGTAGGTCTGGAGGCCCAGGGTCGCGAAGCCGACGCGGCCGAGGGTGGCCAGGCCCGGCTCTTCCTGGCCGACCGACTGGAGGAGCTCGAGGGCTTCCTCGTCGTCCAGCTCCGAGAGGTCCTGCTCCAGCTTCGCGTTCAGGAAGATCGCCTCGGCGGGGGCGACCAGCGCGGACTGCTCGGCCTTGAAGGCGTCGTCCGTCAGCTCGTCCTCGTCCACGTTGAAGACGTAGAGGAAGGGCTTCGTCGTGAGGAGGTGGAGCTCGTGGAGGAGGTCGCCCTGCTCCGTGCCCTTGGTGATGCCCTTCGAGAAGAGCGTGTCACCGGCTTCGAGGATCTTCTTCGCCTCGACGACGGCCGCCAGGACCGCGACCTTCTCCTTCTGGAGGCGGGACTCCTTCGTCAGGCGCGGCTCCGCCTTCTCGATGGACTGGAGGTCGGCGAGGATCAGCTCGGTGTTGATGGTCTCGATGTCGTCCTTCGGCGAGACCTTGCCGTCGACGTGCACGACGTTCTCGTCCTTGAAGGCACGGATGACCTGGCAGATCGCGTCCGACTCGCGGATGTTCGCGAGGAACTTGTTGCCCAGGCCCTCACCCTCCGACGCGCCGCGCACGATGCCGGC comes from Streptomyces sp. NBC_01408 and encodes:
- the ychF gene encoding redox-regulated ATPase YchF — protein: MSLTIGIVGLPNVGKSTLFNALTKNDVLAANYPFATIEPNVGVVGVPDPRLAVLAGIFGSQKILPATVDFVDIAGIVRGASEGEGLGNKFLANIRESDAICQVIRAFKDENVVHVDGKVSPKDDIETINTELILADLQSIEKAEPRLTKESRLQKEKVAVLAAVVEAKKILEAGDTLFSKGITKGTEQGDLLHELHLLTTKPFLYVFNVDEDELTDDAFKAEQSALVAPAEAIFLNAKLEQDLSELDDEEALELLQSVGQEEPGLATLGRVGFATLGLQTYLTAGPKETRAWTIKQGATAPEAAGVIHTDFQRGFIKAEVISFADLVACGSVTEARAKGKARMEGKDYVMQDGDVVEFRFNV
- a CDS encoding antibiotic biosynthesis monooxygenase, translating into MYVRSIYATGDPAELDGVAEALRTDGRALLSTQPGFRGMGLFADRELGKLLVGSWWEDEASRQASYENLSKRRAEMMAPFAQTVTVDNWEAAVARRAEELGPGAGFRLVRMDVEPPDIDLLVDTFRDTSLPKVQKIPGLAGISLLIDRDRGRAAIGALYTDRDALVASRGAVAAVRGEAATKAHVTTRSLEEFEVVLATAVPHA